A region from the Streptosporangium sp. NBC_01756 genome encodes:
- a CDS encoding TrmH family RNA methyltransferase, which yields MAGSELTNIKSPRVKAVRRLTKRAFRDRDRSFLAEGPQAVREALALDGVVVELFATAEAALRHADIVSAAVAAGVPFHRASGEVMAELAQTVTPQGLLAVCRFVHVPLDSALSADARLVAVLAHVRDPGNAGTVLRTADAAGADAVVFTDASVDPYNGKCVRASAGSLFHLPVTTGLPVAQAVQKLKDAGLRVLAADGAGEQTLDDVDLSGPTAWVFGNEAWGLPEEILRLTDEVVRVPIYGQAESLNLATAAAVCLYASARSQRAGSPTPAPRLP from the coding sequence ATGGCGGGATCCGAGCTGACCAACATCAAGTCCCCGAGGGTCAAGGCCGTCCGGCGGCTGACCAAGCGGGCCTTCAGGGACCGTGACCGGTCCTTCCTCGCCGAAGGGCCGCAGGCGGTCCGCGAGGCGCTGGCACTGGACGGCGTGGTGGTGGAGCTGTTCGCCACGGCTGAGGCCGCGCTGCGGCACGCCGACATCGTCAGTGCCGCAGTCGCCGCGGGAGTGCCCTTTCACCGCGCCAGCGGCGAGGTCATGGCCGAGCTCGCCCAGACCGTGACCCCGCAGGGACTGCTCGCCGTGTGCAGGTTCGTCCATGTGCCCCTGGACAGCGCCCTCTCCGCCGACGCCAGGTTGGTGGCCGTGCTCGCCCATGTCCGTGATCCGGGCAACGCCGGGACCGTGCTGCGCACCGCCGACGCGGCCGGCGCCGACGCCGTCGTCTTCACCGACGCCTCGGTGGACCCTTACAACGGCAAGTGCGTCCGGGCCAGCGCGGGCAGTCTTTTCCATCTCCCGGTCACCACGGGGCTTCCGGTGGCCCAGGCCGTGCAGAAGCTCAAGGACGCGGGGCTGCGGGTGCTCGCCGCCGATGGCGCGGGTGAGCAGACGCTGGACGACGTGGACCTGTCCGGCCCGACCGCGTGGGTCTTCGGCAACGAGGCGTGGGGACTGCCGGAGGAGATCCTGCGGCTGACCGACGAAGTGGTCCGGGTGCCGATCTACGGACAGGCCGAGAGCCTCAACCTCGCGACCGCCGCCGCGGTGTGTCTGTACGCATCTGCCCGATCTCAGCGGGCCGGTTCCCCCACCCCCGCTCCGAGGCTGCCGTAG
- a CDS encoding shikimate dehydrogenase — translation MRAAVLGSPIAHSLSPSLHRAAYEGMGLHDWRYEAIECDEAGLPGLIGGLGPEWAGLSLTMPLKRAVLPLLDTVSELALRVGGANTVVFSGGARHGDNTDVHGIVQALTEAGVAPPRAATILGGGATAASALAALHEMGLDEATLVVRDRARAGETAEVAERLGTALTVQTFDKIDIVLDVDLVVSTLPAGAADGLADLVAGVPALFDVVYAPWPTRLASAVAARGGTTIGGFPMLLHQAVRQVEMMTGRTDVPVEAMRAAGKTAIVSRAAPAS, via the coding sequence ATGCGGGCGGCGGTGCTCGGGTCGCCCATCGCCCACTCGCTCTCGCCCTCCCTGCACCGCGCCGCCTATGAGGGCATGGGCCTGCACGACTGGCGTTACGAGGCGATCGAATGCGATGAGGCCGGGCTGCCCGGCCTCATCGGCGGCCTCGGTCCCGAGTGGGCGGGCCTGTCGCTGACCATGCCGCTCAAAAGGGCCGTGCTCCCGCTGCTCGACACGGTCTCCGAGCTCGCGCTGCGGGTCGGCGGGGCCAACACGGTCGTCTTCTCGGGCGGCGCCCGCCACGGTGACAACACCGACGTCCACGGCATCGTCCAGGCGCTCACCGAAGCGGGCGTGGCCCCGCCCCGGGCGGCGACGATCCTCGGCGGAGGGGCGACGGCGGCCTCCGCGCTCGCCGCGCTGCACGAGATGGGCCTGGACGAGGCGACCCTGGTGGTCCGGGACCGTGCCAGGGCAGGGGAGACCGCCGAGGTGGCGGAGCGGCTGGGTACGGCCCTGACGGTGCAGACCTTCGACAAGATCGACATCGTTCTGGACGTGGACCTGGTCGTCTCGACCCTGCCCGCCGGAGCCGCCGACGGTCTCGCCGACCTGGTGGCCGGGGTGCCCGCGCTCTTCGACGTCGTCTACGCGCCGTGGCCCACTCGGCTGGCCTCGGCGGTGGCGGCGCGGGGCGGCACCACGATCGGCGGCTTCCCCATGCTCCTGCACCAGGCGGTCCGGCAGGTCGAGATGATGACCGGCCGGACCGACGTGCCGGTGGAGGCGATGCGCGCCGCGGGCAAGACCGCGATCGTCAGCCGAGCCGCTCCGGCGAGCTGA
- the rplT gene encoding 50S ribosomal protein L20 produces MARVKRAINAKKKRKVVLERAKGYRGQRSRLYRKAKEQMLHSMTYAYRDRKDRKGTFRRLWIQRINAAARQNGITYNRLIQGLRLASIEVDRKILADLAVNDAATFATLVEAAKKALPADVNAPVAG; encoded by the coding sequence ATGGCACGCGTGAAGCGGGCGATCAACGCCAAGAAGAAGCGCAAGGTCGTTCTTGAGCGGGCGAAGGGCTACCGGGGCCAGCGGTCCAGGCTGTACCGCAAGGCCAAGGAGCAGATGCTCCACTCGATGACCTACGCCTACCGCGACCGTAAGGACCGCAAGGGCACCTTCCGTCGTCTCTGGATCCAGCGCATCAATGCCGCTGCCCGCCAGAACGGCATCACGTACAACCGGCTCATCCAGGGTCTGCGGCTCGCCTCCATCGAGGTCGACCGCAAGATCCTCGCCGACCTCGCGGTCAATGACGCCGCCACGTTCGCGACGCTGGTCGAGGCCGCCAAGAAGGCGCTCCCGGCCGACGTGAACGCGCCGGTCGCCGGCTGA
- the rpmI gene encoding 50S ribosomal protein L35: MPKMKTHSGAKKRFRLTGTGKIKRRRANRAHYNEWKSSTLTRRLKPEVVLSDADAKKIKKLLAK, translated from the coding sequence ATGCCGAAGATGAAGACGCACAGTGGTGCGAAGAAGCGATTCCGGCTGACCGGCACGGGCAAGATCAAGCGCCGCCGCGCCAACCGCGCGCATTACAACGAGTGGAAGTCGTCCACCTTGACGCGTCGTCTCAAGCCCGAGGTCGTGCTCTCCGATGCCGACGCCAAGAAGATCAAGAAGCTGCTCGCTAAGTAA
- the mltG gene encoding endolytic transglycosylase MltG — MSDLDMDFLVADDDDGRSRRRSRTSPGSGNKRGRRRRRRRNRGGFLAPMLAVIVLLGGIGAGGFYGYTWLRDTMTVEDYTGQGTGEVVVEIKDGQNASDVAQTLQEQGVVKSAKAFVNAVADADKSGSLQPGEYTMRKQMSAATAVTLLDPAKRLLERVTLKEGLRLSATLVQLAEQTGRPLKEFQRAAKDVEALDLPSYAKRRLEGYAFPATYEITPKMTAADILAAMVERFHQTAEKDDLVKEAKALGHTPHEIMTIASIVQAESGSVEDMGKVARAIYNRLDGDPERKLEMDSTVMYGLNKYGIAASNADLESTSPYNTYERFGLPPGPISNPGDHAIQAALNPTKGDWIWFVTTDPKRGITKFTSSEAEFFRLKAEFEKNRAGG; from the coding sequence ATGAGCGATCTCGATATGGACTTCCTGGTCGCCGACGACGATGACGGTCGGTCACGGCGCAGATCACGCACATCTCCGGGCTCCGGCAACAAGCGCGGTCGCCGTCGGCGCCGCCGCCGCAACCGGGGCGGTTTCCTCGCCCCGATGCTCGCCGTGATCGTCCTGCTGGGCGGCATCGGCGCCGGCGGCTTCTACGGCTACACCTGGCTGCGCGACACGATGACCGTCGAGGACTACACCGGGCAGGGCACCGGCGAGGTCGTCGTGGAGATCAAGGACGGGCAGAACGCCTCGGACGTGGCGCAGACCCTGCAAGAGCAGGGCGTGGTCAAGAGCGCGAAGGCGTTCGTCAACGCGGTCGCCGACGCCGACAAGAGCGGCTCCCTGCAGCCCGGCGAATACACCATGCGCAAGCAGATGTCCGCCGCCACCGCCGTCACCCTGCTCGATCCGGCCAAGCGGCTCCTGGAGAGGGTGACCCTCAAGGAGGGCCTGCGCCTGTCCGCCACCCTGGTGCAGCTCGCCGAGCAGACCGGCAGACCGCTCAAGGAGTTCCAGCGGGCCGCCAAGGACGTCGAGGCGCTGGACCTGCCCTCCTACGCCAAGCGCAGGCTGGAGGGCTACGCCTTCCCCGCGACCTACGAGATCACCCCCAAGATGACGGCCGCCGACATCCTGGCCGCGATGGTCGAACGGTTCCACCAGACCGCCGAGAAGGACGACCTCGTGAAGGAGGCCAAGGCCCTCGGCCACACCCCGCACGAGATCATGACGATCGCCAGCATCGTCCAGGCCGAGTCCGGCAGCGTCGAGGACATGGGCAAGGTGGCGCGCGCCATCTACAACCGCCTCGACGGCGACCCCGAGCGCAAGCTGGAGATGGACAGCACGGTGATGTACGGGCTGAACAAGTACGGCATCGCGGCGTCCAACGCGGATCTCGAGAGCACCTCGCCCTACAACACCTATGAGCGGTTCGGTCTGCCTCCGGGTCCGATCTCCAACCCCGGTGACCACGCCATCCAGGCGGCGCTGAACCCGACCAAGGGCGACTGGATCTGGTTCGTCACGACCGACCCCAAGCGCGGCATCACCAAGTTCACCTCCTCCGAGGCCGAGTTCTTCAGGCTCAAGGCGGAGTTCGAGAAGAACCGGGCAGGCGGATGA
- a CDS encoding sensor histidine kinase has protein sequence MHGEHTDERSADSACVIDVDDLPDGLVMTDRDGHVLTVNRAAARLTGVTHEQAVGRHLRDAFSFRDHDGRDWWKWFDTYGGLPTRTRQPELPLRTPGGQEMLVAARLVRRPERGGEVVRVVITLRDAGARARLERSRADLVSTVAHELRSPLTSVKGFTATLLAKWTRFTDNQKLVMLETVNADADRVTRLITELLDVSRIESGRLEIHRQVVDLPARARKIIAGRVAAGEPEDRFRLEVRGELPETWLDQDKIDQVLANLMENAVRHGRGTVTVAIEPNEWGVTVSVRDQGEGIPPELATRVFRQFWRGNARRRGGTGLGLFIVKGLIEAHGGTISVQRGPEGGAEFRFMVPTGTPDFA, from the coding sequence GTGCACGGCGAACACACCGACGAACGGAGCGCTGATTCCGCCTGTGTGATCGACGTCGACGATCTTCCCGATGGCCTTGTGATGACCGATCGCGACGGGCATGTGCTGACCGTCAACCGCGCCGCGGCCCGGCTTACCGGGGTCACCCACGAGCAGGCCGTCGGACGGCACCTGCGCGACGCGTTCTCCTTCCGCGACCACGACGGCCGCGACTGGTGGAAGTGGTTCGACACCTACGGCGGGCTGCCCACCCGCACCCGCCAGCCCGAGCTTCCGCTGCGCACCCCCGGCGGTCAGGAGATGCTCGTGGCCGCCCGCCTGGTGCGCAGGCCCGAGCGAGGTGGTGAGGTCGTCCGGGTGGTGATCACACTGCGTGACGCCGGCGCCCGTGCCCGGCTGGAGCGCAGCCGCGCGGACCTGGTCTCCACCGTGGCCCACGAGCTCCGCTCCCCGCTGACCAGCGTCAAGGGGTTCACCGCCACGCTGCTGGCCAAATGGACCCGGTTCACCGACAACCAGAAGCTCGTCATGCTGGAGACGGTCAACGCCGACGCCGACCGGGTGACCCGGCTGATCACCGAACTGCTCGACGTGTCCCGCATCGAGTCCGGGCGGCTGGAGATCCACCGCCAGGTGGTCGACCTCCCGGCCAGAGCCCGGAAGATCATCGCTGGGCGCGTCGCGGCGGGAGAGCCGGAGGACCGCTTCCGGCTGGAGGTCCGCGGTGAGCTGCCCGAGACGTGGCTGGACCAGGACAAGATCGACCAGGTGCTGGCCAACCTGATGGAAAACGCGGTGCGTCACGGGCGCGGTACGGTGACAGTAGCCATCGAGCCGAACGAGTGGGGAGTGACCGTGTCCGTCCGTGACCAGGGAGAGGGCATCCCGCCCGAGCTGGCCACGCGCGTGTTCCGGCAGTTCTGGCGGGGCAACGCCCGTCGTCGCGGCGGCACCGGCCTCGGCCTGTTCATCGTCAAGGGCCTGATCGAGGCCCACGGTGGCACCATCTCCGTGCAGCGGGGGCCCGAGGGCGGAGCCGAGTTCCGATTTATGGTGCCTACCGGCACCCCTGACTTCGCCTGA
- the infC gene encoding translation initiation factor IF-3, with protein MPEVRLVGPNGEQVGIVSIGDALKLAQESDLDLVEVAATARPPVCKLMDYGKFKYESAMKAREARRNQAYTIIKEIKLRPKIDPHDYETKKGHVVRFLKAGDKVKVTIMFRGREQSRPELGFRLLQRLAEDVTELGFVESQPKQDGRNMIMVIGPHKKKAEAKAEKAAAKARRDEDPVEGQAPVEDEAPVVDEVAAPQE; from the coding sequence GTGCCCGAGGTCCGCCTCGTCGGCCCGAACGGCGAACAGGTTGGCATCGTCTCCATCGGCGATGCTCTGAAGCTGGCTCAGGAGTCCGACCTCGACCTCGTTGAGGTCGCGGCCACGGCTCGCCCGCCCGTGTGCAAGCTCATGGACTACGGCAAGTTCAAGTACGAGTCCGCCATGAAGGCACGTGAGGCGCGGCGAAACCAGGCGTACACGATCATCAAGGAGATCAAGCTCCGACCGAAGATCGACCCGCACGACTACGAGACCAAGAAGGGTCACGTGGTGCGGTTCCTCAAGGCCGGAGACAAGGTCAAGGTCACGATCATGTTCCGCGGGCGGGAGCAGTCCCGGCCCGAGCTGGGTTTCCGGCTCCTGCAGCGGCTGGCCGAGGACGTCACGGAGCTCGGCTTCGTGGAGTCCCAGCCGAAGCAGGACGGTCGAAACATGATCATGGTGATCGGCCCGCACAAGAAGAAGGCCGAGGCCAAGGCCGAGAAGGCAGCGGCCAAGGCGCGGCGAGACGAGGACCCCGTGGAGGGTCAGGCTCCCGTGGAGGATGAGGCTCCCGTCGTCGACGAGGTGGCCGCTCCGCAGGAGTGA
- the ruvX gene encoding Holliday junction resolvase RuvX: MRNGIRLGVDVGSVRIGVARSDPSGLLATPVETVRRGKGDLDRLAEIAEEYEVIEIVVGLPTSLSGREGPAAEAARAFATRIALRLTPVPVRLFDERLTTVTAQQGLRASGVKARNQRGVVDQAAAIVLLQAALDAERATGLPPGGPVGPPGGQSGGESSGRAAR; encoded by the coding sequence ATGAGAAACGGTATTCGGCTGGGCGTCGATGTCGGATCGGTCCGTATCGGTGTGGCCCGCAGCGATCCTTCGGGGCTGCTGGCCACGCCGGTGGAGACCGTACGGCGCGGTAAGGGTGATCTGGACCGGCTCGCGGAGATCGCGGAAGAGTACGAGGTCATCGAGATCGTGGTCGGCCTGCCGACCTCGCTGTCCGGTCGTGAGGGACCGGCGGCCGAGGCCGCCCGCGCCTTCGCGACCCGGATCGCCCTGCGGCTCACACCCGTCCCGGTGCGGCTGTTCGACGAGCGGCTGACCACGGTCACCGCCCAGCAGGGCCTGCGGGCCAGCGGGGTGAAAGCCAGGAACCAGCGCGGTGTGGTGGACCAGGCGGCGGCCATCGTGCTGCTCCAGGCCGCCCTGGACGCCGAGCGCGCCACGGGCCTGCCGCCGGGCGGCCCGGTCGGACCACCGGGCGGGCAGTCCGGGGGAGAATCGAGTGGCCGGGCTGCTCGGTGA
- a CDS encoding PadR family transcriptional regulator, whose protein sequence is MSDRSMQEPTFLILTALAAGPQHGYGVITDVQEISGGRVRLRAGTLYAALDRLQSEGLIAGDREEVVDGRVRRYYRLTGDGVTRLAAEAERLRRNAEAAATRLRIRPAGGMFRRGLTGGAA, encoded by the coding sequence ATGAGCGATCGATCGATGCAGGAACCCACGTTTCTGATCCTCACCGCCCTGGCCGCGGGGCCCCAGCACGGCTATGGGGTGATCACCGATGTCCAGGAGATCTCCGGTGGCCGGGTGCGCCTGCGTGCGGGCACCCTCTACGCCGCCCTCGACCGCCTCCAGTCGGAAGGACTCATCGCGGGCGACCGGGAGGAGGTGGTGGACGGGCGCGTCCGGCGCTACTACCGGCTGACCGGTGACGGAGTCACCCGCCTGGCCGCCGAGGCCGAACGATTGCGCCGGAACGCCGAGGCGGCCGCCACCCGGCTGCGCATCCGCCCGGCCGGCGGCATGTTCCGCCGGGGCCTGACCGGAGGTGCGGCGTGA
- the pheS gene encoding phenylalanine--tRNA ligase subunit alpha, translating to MARMQADALDAVKAARDLDELKQVRLAHAGDRSPIALANREIGALPPAARAEAGKRIGGARKAVSDALAERQAQLETERDERVLVEETVDVTLPADRAPRGARHPLTTMQERIADAFVAMGYEVAEGPELEGEWFNFDALNISPDHPARSEHDTFFVESVESGKVLRTQTSPVQIRALLSRRLPVYVISPGKVFRTDELDATHTPVFHQVEGLAIDEGLTMAHLKGTLDRFAQVMFGEGITTRFRPNYFPFTEPSAEMDLKCFVCRGASAVAGNPPCRTCKSEGWIEWGGCGMVNPRVLIACGVDPGRYSGFAFGMGIERTLMFRHNVEDMRDMVEGDVRFTLPFGMEI from the coding sequence ATGGCGCGCATGCAGGCTGACGCGCTCGACGCCGTCAAGGCGGCGCGCGACCTCGACGAACTCAAGCAGGTACGGCTCGCACACGCCGGTGACCGCTCACCGATCGCCCTGGCCAACCGCGAGATCGGCGCACTGCCTCCGGCGGCCCGCGCCGAGGCGGGCAAGCGGATCGGCGGCGCCCGCAAGGCCGTCTCCGACGCTCTCGCCGAGCGCCAGGCCCAGTTGGAGACCGAGCGGGACGAGCGGGTCCTCGTCGAGGAGACCGTCGACGTCACGCTGCCCGCCGACCGCGCCCCGCGTGGTGCCCGGCACCCCCTGACCACCATGCAGGAGCGGATCGCCGACGCGTTCGTCGCGATGGGCTACGAGGTGGCCGAGGGACCCGAGCTGGAAGGCGAGTGGTTCAACTTCGACGCACTGAACATCTCGCCCGACCATCCGGCCCGCTCGGAACACGACACCTTCTTCGTGGAGTCGGTCGAGTCCGGGAAGGTGCTGCGCACGCAGACCTCACCGGTGCAGATCCGGGCACTGCTCAGCCGCAGGCTCCCGGTCTATGTGATCTCGCCCGGCAAGGTGTTCCGCACCGACGAGCTCGACGCCACCCACACCCCGGTCTTCCACCAGGTCGAGGGGCTGGCCATCGACGAAGGCCTGACCATGGCCCACCTCAAGGGCACCCTGGACCGTTTCGCCCAGGTCATGTTCGGTGAGGGAATCACCACCAGGTTCCGGCCGAACTACTTCCCGTTCACCGAACCGTCCGCCGAGATGGACCTGAAGTGCTTCGTCTGCCGCGGCGCCTCCGCGGTGGCCGGCAACCCGCCCTGCCGCACCTGCAAGTCGGAGGGCTGGATCGAGTGGGGCGGCTGCGGCATGGTCAACCCGCGGGTGCTCATCGCCTGCGGTGTCGACCCCGGCCGCTACAGCGGCTTCGCTTTCGGCATGGGCATCGAGCGCACGCTGATGTTCCGCCACAACGTCGAGGACATGCGCGACATGGTCGAGGGAGACGTCCGCTTCACGCTCCCGTTCGGAATGGAGATCTGA
- the mltG gene encoding endolytic transglycosylase MltG, with protein sequence MSRLRPLLLLAGGTAVVATTLGVGGYVLVKPYMMPADFEGAGSGTVTVKIDEGATAREIASVLADAGVVASARSFVRVTEEQAKGKSLRPGYFKLRKGMSAAAALKLLVAPESRVVRRVTIPEGLRLTELLDKVATGTGMRRAEFAKATADRQELDLPAYAESAEGFLFPATYEVEPDMAPAEVLAAMVERYRHAAGELDLEEKAAKVRLTPLEVVTVASILQAEGGRDSDYPKIARVIYNRIRARMPLQLDTTVLYAQKRRSLKVTEKDTRVKSPYNTYLRPGLPPGPIANPGEKALRAALHPDQGDWLWFVTTDPEHRITKFTDKESEFVRYREELNRYLGTR encoded by the coding sequence GTGAGCCGCCTGCGGCCTCTGTTGCTGCTGGCGGGTGGCACGGCCGTTGTCGCCACGACGCTGGGCGTCGGTGGATATGTGCTGGTCAAGCCTTATATGATGCCTGCCGACTTCGAGGGAGCAGGTTCGGGTACGGTCACCGTCAAGATCGACGAAGGTGCCACCGCTCGTGAGATCGCCTCGGTCCTCGCCGACGCGGGGGTGGTGGCGAGCGCCAGGTCGTTCGTCCGGGTGACCGAGGAGCAGGCCAAAGGGAAAAGTCTGCGGCCGGGCTATTTCAAGCTCCGCAAGGGCATGTCGGCCGCCGCCGCCCTCAAGCTGCTGGTCGCGCCGGAGTCGCGGGTGGTGCGCCGGGTGACCATCCCGGAGGGACTGCGTCTGACCGAGCTGCTCGACAAGGTCGCCACCGGCACCGGGATGCGGCGGGCCGAGTTCGCGAAGGCCACCGCGGACCGTCAGGAGCTCGACCTGCCCGCCTACGCCGAGAGCGCCGAGGGTTTCCTCTTTCCCGCCACCTATGAGGTGGAGCCGGACATGGCGCCGGCAGAGGTGCTCGCGGCCATGGTGGAACGTTACAGACACGCGGCCGGCGAGCTCGACCTTGAGGAGAAGGCGGCGAAGGTGCGACTGACGCCCCTGGAGGTCGTCACGGTGGCGAGCATCCTCCAGGCCGAGGGCGGAAGGGACTCCGACTATCCGAAGATCGCTAGAGTGATCTACAACCGGATCAGGGCGCGGATGCCCCTCCAACTCGACACCACGGTGCTCTACGCGCAGAAGCGCAGAAGCCTCAAGGTGACGGAGAAGGACACCAGAGTGAAGTCGCCGTACAACACCTATCTGAGGCCGGGCTTGCCGCCCGGCCCCATCGCGAATCCAGGAGAGAAGGCGTTGCGGGCAGCTCTCCATCCAGATCAAGGTGATTGGCTCTGGTTTGTCACAACCGATCCGGAGCATAGAATCACGAAATTCACTGATAAAGAGAGTGAGTTCGTGAGATACAGGGAAGAGCTGAACAGATACCTCGGGACGCGGTGA
- the pheT gene encoding phenylalanine--tRNA ligase subunit beta has translation MKAPLSWLREYVDLPAVTAHEIADRLTAAGLKLEAITSYGHDVKNVVVGEVLAIEELQGFKKPIRHCQVEVGEAAPREIVCGATNFAVGDRVPVVLPGGVLPGGFEVGARKTYGRMSEGMICSERELGLSDLHEGIMVLSEGTPIGADVVELLGLRDDVIEMEITPDIGYALSIRGVAREAATAFGSAFLDPADVSPPAEAGPSYPASIADPTACDRFVLREVQGFDPSASSPLWMRTRLTRAGVRPVSLAVDVTNYVMLELGQPLHAFDAAKLTGEIVVRRAEPGETLETLDHVVRTLDPEDILITDGSGAISMAGTMGGLHTEISETSTDIVIEAAHFSASGIARESRRHNLVSEASKRFERGVDRELPLYASWRAAQLLAELGGGTIQPGVTHAEVEVEPVRISIPSGHPARVAGTGYDRETVIRRLEQVGCTVVAGTVAPADEIAAKLAVTGDDMLTVTPPSWRPDLTDPNDLAEEVIRLEGYENLPSILPAAPAGAGLSEGQRLRRRVGRALAASGYVEVLTYPFNGERDFDNLQLPAGDARRRAVRLANPLSEDEPLMRTTLLPGLLKTLVRNVGRGFGDVALFETGLVYRPSDGAPATAPVLGVDRRPSEEELASIEAALPAQPLRVGAVLAGEFERSSWWGRGRTAGWADAVEAARTVAREAGITLDVRADRHEPWHPGRCAALYAGDVLVGHAGELHPRVIEAYGLPPRTSAMELELTRLEPLMTGPAQAPAISAYPVATQDVALVVDTAVPVSEVARALREGAGDLLESVRLFDVYTGEQVGAGSRSLAYTLRFRAPDRTLTAEEITAARDAAVALAGERTGAQLRGV, from the coding sequence ATGAAGGCCCCGCTTTCCTGGCTGCGGGAGTACGTCGACCTCCCCGCTGTCACCGCTCACGAGATCGCCGACAGACTCACCGCCGCCGGGCTCAAGCTGGAGGCCATCACCTCCTACGGTCACGACGTCAAGAACGTGGTCGTCGGCGAGGTGCTCGCCATCGAGGAGCTGCAGGGCTTCAAGAAGCCCATCCGGCACTGCCAGGTCGAGGTGGGGGAGGCCGCGCCGCGTGAGATCGTCTGCGGCGCCACCAACTTCGCCGTCGGCGACCGGGTGCCGGTCGTGCTGCCCGGTGGCGTGCTGCCCGGCGGGTTCGAGGTCGGCGCCCGCAAGACCTACGGACGGATGTCCGAGGGCATGATCTGCTCGGAGCGCGAGCTCGGCCTGAGCGACCTGCACGAGGGCATCATGGTGCTGTCGGAGGGCACGCCGATCGGAGCCGACGTGGTCGAGCTGCTCGGCCTGCGCGATGACGTGATCGAGATGGAGATCACCCCGGACATCGGCTACGCGCTGTCGATCCGCGGCGTGGCCCGCGAGGCCGCCACCGCCTTCGGCTCGGCGTTCCTCGATCCGGCCGACGTCTCCCCGCCCGCCGAGGCCGGCCCGTCCTACCCGGCCTCCATCGCCGACCCGACAGCCTGTGACCGCTTCGTGCTGCGCGAGGTCCAGGGCTTCGACCCGTCCGCGTCCAGCCCGCTGTGGATGCGGACCCGGCTCACGCGCGCCGGTGTGCGCCCGGTCTCGCTCGCCGTCGACGTCACCAACTACGTGATGCTGGAGCTGGGTCAGCCCCTGCACGCCTTCGACGCGGCGAAGCTGACCGGCGAGATCGTCGTGCGCCGGGCCGAGCCGGGCGAGACCCTGGAGACGCTCGACCACGTCGTCCGCACGCTCGACCCGGAAGACATCCTGATCACCGACGGGTCGGGCGCGATCTCGATGGCCGGGACCATGGGCGGTCTGCACACCGAGATCTCCGAGACCTCCACCGACATCGTGATCGAGGCCGCGCACTTCTCCGCCAGCGGCATCGCGCGGGAGTCCCGCCGCCACAACCTGGTCAGCGAGGCGTCCAAGCGCTTCGAGCGGGGCGTGGACCGGGAGCTGCCGCTGTATGCGTCCTGGCGTGCGGCCCAGCTGCTGGCCGAGCTCGGCGGCGGCACGATCCAGCCGGGTGTGACCCACGCCGAGGTCGAGGTCGAGCCGGTCCGCATCTCCATCCCGAGCGGCCATCCCGCCAGGGTCGCCGGGACCGGCTACGACCGGGAGACGGTGATCCGCCGCCTGGAGCAGGTCGGCTGCACGGTCGTCGCCGGCACGGTCGCCCCCGCCGACGAGATCGCCGCCAAGCTCGCGGTCACCGGCGATGACATGCTGACGGTCACCCCGCCCTCGTGGCGGCCCGACCTGACCGACCCGAACGACCTCGCCGAGGAGGTCATCCGGCTCGAAGGCTACGAGAACCTGCCCTCGATCCTGCCGGCCGCCCCGGCGGGTGCCGGTCTCAGCGAGGGCCAGCGGCTGCGCCGCCGGGTGGGCCGGGCGCTGGCGGCCTCCGGCTACGTCGAGGTCCTGACCTACCCGTTCAACGGGGAGCGTGACTTCGACAACCTGCAGCTGCCCGCGGGCGACGCGCGCCGCCGGGCCGTACGGCTCGCCAACCCGCTCAGCGAGGACGAGCCGCTGATGCGGACCACGCTGCTGCCGGGACTGCTCAAGACCCTGGTGCGCAACGTGGGCAGGGGCTTCGGCGACGTGGCGCTGTTCGAGACGGGGCTGGTCTACCGGCCGTCCGACGGTGCGCCCGCGACCGCGCCGGTGCTCGGTGTGGACCGCAGGCCGAGCGAGGAGGAGCTCGCCTCGATCGAGGCCGCGCTGCCCGCCCAGCCGCTGCGGGTGGGAGCCGTCCTCGCCGGGGAGTTCGAGCGGTCCAGTTGGTGGGGCAGGGGCCGTACGGCCGGCTGGGCGGACGCCGTCGAGGCGGCCCGCACCGTGGCTCGCGAGGCCGGGATCACCCTCGACGTGCGCGCCGACCGGCACGAGCCCTGGCACCCGGGCCGCTGCGCCGCGCTGTACGCCGGGGATGTGCTCGTCGGCCACGCCGGTGAGCTGCACCCGCGTGTCATCGAGGCATACGGCCTGCCGCCGCGCACCAGCGCGATGGAGCTGGAGCTGACGAGGCTGGAGCCGCTGATGACCGGTCCGGCGCAGGCTCCCGCGATCTCCGCCTACCCGGTGGCCACGCAGGACGTCGCGCTCGTCGTCGACACCGCCGTCCCGGTGTCCGAGGTGGCGAGGGCACTGCGCGAGGGGGCCGGTGACCTGCTGGAGTCGGTCCGGCTGTTCGACGTCTACACCGGCGAACAGGTCGGTGCGGGCAGCCGATCCCTGGCTTACACCCTGCGGTTCCGCGCACCGGACCGGACGCTGACCGCCGAGGAGATCACCGCGGCGCGCGACGCGGCCGTGGCACTCGCCGGTGAGCGCACCGGAGCGCAACTCCGCGGCGTCTGA